The Chitinophaga flava genome has a segment encoding these proteins:
- a CDS encoding glycosyltransferase family 2 protein: MTDKRSSPPVVSIITVCYNAARFIESTIQSVLAQTYPHIEYIIIDGASKDNTLEVVAPYRSRIAKVVSEKDNGLYDAMNKGMQLATGEYLLFLNADDTLADNTVIEQMLQACPDADVYYGEAMFIDEKGAELGLRSEQTPHQVPAQLTWKSLKHGMVVSHQAYIIRRRLSPLYDLQYKVCADIDWMIRTLKASRHICNTHVVVSRFRVGGTSKQRQQLAWKERYKILSRYYGHIPNFTHHLFIGLRYIFSKKY, from the coding sequence GTGACGGATAAACGTTCATCACCACCGGTTGTCAGTATTATAACAGTTTGTTATAATGCCGCCAGGTTTATTGAAAGCACCATACAGAGCGTGCTGGCACAAACCTATCCTCATATTGAATACATTATTATTGACGGAGCCTCCAAAGATAATACGCTGGAGGTAGTGGCGCCTTACCGTTCCCGTATTGCGAAAGTGGTGTCTGAAAAGGACAACGGGCTCTATGATGCCATGAACAAAGGTATGCAGCTGGCTACCGGCGAATACCTGCTGTTCCTGAATGCAGATGATACCCTGGCAGACAATACCGTCATTGAACAGATGCTGCAGGCTTGTCCGGATGCCGACGTGTATTACGGAGAGGCAATGTTCATCGATGAAAAAGGTGCCGAACTCGGACTGCGGTCTGAACAAACACCGCATCAGGTGCCGGCACAACTTACCTGGAAAAGCCTGAAACATGGCATGGTAGTATCTCATCAGGCATATATCATCCGCAGGCGTTTAAGTCCGTTGTATGATTTGCAGTATAAAGTATGCGCAGATATTGACTGGATGATCCGTACACTCAAGGCTTCACGTCATATCTGCAATACCCATGTGGTCGTGTCCAGGTTTAGGGTTGGGGGGACGTCCAAACAGCGGCAGCAGCTGGCCTGGAAGGAACGGTATAAGATCCTGAGCCGCTATTACGGGCATATCCCTAATTTTACGCATCACCTGTTTATTGGGCTGCGGTATATCTTCTCCAAGAAATATTAA